In the genome of Oceaniferula marina, one region contains:
- a CDS encoding PPC domain-containing protein: MPAHLRVTLALLTLLMASGPLHAYDPALNLIMPRGGMQGKEVVLHLHGDRLFAPRELLFYQKGITVKHLEKIDDKKLKVTIQIAPDAPLGEHAMRLRCDAGVTYMRTFWVGPFPCIDEAEPNNDFAKPQTISANHTVHGTAGNEDVDYFQIQAKKGQRISAEIEGMRLGSIFFDPYLAILNDKRFELATSDDSPLLRQDAFVSVIAPEDGAYTIMVRESAYEGNDRCRYRLHVGHFPRPRAVYPPAATPGQENKLQLIGDPTGEYAHTLTPEPATEGSIFPLFASNGGLTPPSPNPLLISKLPHINESEPNNWWKNLKQQTIPKAPCALHGIIAERNDSDFFFFRASKGENLRIRARSRDLRSPLDTVLTLRDAKGKYIARNDDQGGPDSIIDFKPPADGEYSIQVRDHLGQGGPDYTYRIEIKPRQAAISATLPVVKRNESQFRKVICIPRGNRYASVVNISRKNHSCVCALDAPSLPQGVRMQASEAAKSSNSLLAVFEASPDAPIAGSLYSLFVRDTEPKNQIRGPLNEVINHIEINNTGVFHHTTSQHIAIAVIEEAPFHVDLLTPPVPIVRNGTSELRIKIRRQDGFDAPVKVTLPWKPSGVGAPTSITIAKGKSEAVYAINANADATLGTHQICVSAEAKTPKGTVLTSSSLVPLSIREPFISAKLEMASTIPGQAVSMLCKIEHPHPIQGQAEIRLLGLPHGVKASPRHINNQSKEVIFDLEVAHDAAKGNHNSLFCQVLPKQNGHAIPHQTAQGGSLRINPPPPVKKSTKPGQKPAAVKKPAANKPLSRLEQLRQRNQ, from the coding sequence ATGCCCGCTCACCTCAGAGTCACGCTTGCTCTTCTCACGCTGCTGATGGCGTCAGGGCCACTGCACGCCTATGACCCGGCACTGAACCTGATCATGCCCCGAGGCGGTATGCAGGGAAAGGAGGTGGTCCTCCACCTGCACGGTGACAGGCTGTTCGCCCCCCGCGAGCTCCTCTTCTATCAGAAAGGAATCACCGTCAAACACCTTGAAAAAATCGACGACAAAAAGCTCAAGGTTACCATCCAAATCGCGCCCGATGCTCCACTTGGTGAGCATGCGATGCGGCTACGCTGTGACGCCGGCGTCACCTACATGCGCACCTTCTGGGTCGGCCCCTTCCCTTGCATCGACGAAGCCGAACCCAACAATGATTTTGCCAAACCCCAAACCATCTCAGCCAACCACACCGTCCACGGAACGGCCGGCAACGAGGACGTCGACTATTTTCAGATTCAGGCGAAAAAAGGCCAACGCATCTCAGCAGAAATCGAAGGCATGCGGCTCGGCAGCATCTTCTTCGACCCCTACCTCGCCATCCTCAACGACAAACGCTTCGAGCTGGCAACCTCCGACGACTCCCCATTGCTCCGCCAGGACGCCTTTGTCTCGGTGATCGCCCCCGAAGATGGAGCCTACACCATCATGGTCCGTGAATCCGCCTATGAAGGAAACGACCGCTGTCGCTACCGCCTGCACGTCGGCCATTTCCCCCGCCCACGTGCCGTCTATCCACCGGCAGCCACTCCGGGACAGGAAAACAAACTCCAACTCATCGGTGACCCCACAGGCGAATATGCACATACTCTCACGCCAGAGCCTGCCACCGAAGGCTCGATCTTCCCTCTCTTTGCCTCAAATGGTGGACTTACCCCACCATCCCCCAATCCTCTCTTAATCAGCAAGCTTCCCCACATCAACGAGTCCGAACCCAACAACTGGTGGAAAAACTTAAAACAACAAACCATCCCCAAGGCCCCCTGCGCCCTCCACGGCATCATTGCCGAACGAAACGACAGTGACTTTTTCTTCTTCCGCGCCAGCAAAGGGGAAAACCTCCGCATCCGGGCCCGCTCCCGGGACCTGCGCTCCCCCCTCGACACGGTGCTCACCCTGCGGGACGCCAAAGGGAAATACATCGCCCGCAACGACGACCAGGGAGGGCCCGACAGCATCATCGATTTCAAACCGCCTGCCGACGGCGAATACTCAATCCAAGTCCGCGACCACCTCGGACAGGGTGGGCCCGACTACACCTACCGTATCGAGATCAAACCTCGCCAAGCCGCGATCAGCGCCACGCTCCCCGTCGTCAAACGAAACGAAAGTCAATTCCGCAAGGTCATCTGCATCCCGCGCGGCAACCGCTACGCCAGCGTTGTCAACATCAGCAGAAAAAACCACAGCTGCGTCTGTGCCCTCGATGCCCCGAGCCTTCCGCAGGGCGTCCGTATGCAGGCGAGTGAGGCGGCCAAATCATCCAACAGCCTGCTCGCTGTGTTTGAAGCCTCACCCGATGCTCCGATCGCCGGTTCGCTCTATTCGCTGTTTGTCCGTGATACCGAACCAAAGAATCAAATTCGAGGCCCGCTGAACGAAGTCATCAACCACATTGAAATCAACAACACCGGAGTCTTTCACCACACCACTAGCCAACACATCGCCATCGCCGTGATCGAAGAAGCCCCCTTCCACGTCGATCTGCTCACCCCTCCCGTCCCCATCGTTCGAAATGGAACCTCCGAACTCCGGATCAAAATCCGCAGACAAGACGGCTTTGATGCCCCGGTCAAGGTCACACTTCCATGGAAACCCAGCGGCGTCGGAGCCCCGACCTCCATTACCATAGCCAAAGGAAAATCAGAAGCCGTCTACGCGATCAACGCCAATGCCGATGCCACTCTGGGAACCCACCAAATCTGCGTCAGCGCCGAAGCCAAAACCCCCAAGGGCACCGTGCTCACATCCTCCAGCTTGGTGCCGCTCAGCATCCGCGAACCCTTCATCAGTGCCAAACTGGAAATGGCATCCACCATCCCCGGACAAGCCGTTTCGATGCTCTGCAAAATCGAACACCCCCACCCGATCCAAGGCCAAGCCGAAATCCGACTGCTCGGCCTGCCTCACGGGGTCAAAGCCTCTCCGCGACACATCAACAACCAAAGCAAAGAAGTCATCTTTGATCTCGAAGTCGCCCATGACGCAGCCAAGGGCAACCACAACTCCCTGTTCTGCCAAGTCCTCCCGAAACAAAACGGTCACGCCATCCCACACCAAACAGCCCAAGGTGGATCACTCCGAATCAACCCGCCACCACCGGTAAAAAAATCCACCAAACCGGGGCAAAAACCCGCAGCCGTAAAAAAACCAGCGGCAAACAAACCACTCTCCCGCTTGGAACAACTCCGCCAACGTAACCAATAA
- a CDS encoding DUF1501 domain-containing protein — MNPKTSCPGNPLSSPMSLNGSRREFLHVGLLAGLGLTLPEFLKMQAQGAQKHYESKEGVAKSVIQIFLPGGLAQQESFDPKPYAPSEYRGPFGTVKTKLPGVVFSEHMKHLAQMADKITVIRSMSHGEAAHERGTHNMFTGYRPSPALQFPSMGSVVSHELGSKNNLPPYVCVPNVPNIFAGSGYLSTAYGPFGLGADPARGDFKVRDLNLPQGVDDERFHRRKSMLATVDAHFRSLEKADTLDSMDAFYQHAYKLISSQKAREAFDLSKEPEKLKEMYGKTQAGQRMLLARRLAEAGVRFVSLTAGGWDHHDNIKEGIQGNLPAVDKAVAALLKDLEQRGMLDNTLVMLTSEFGRTPKINKTNGRDHWPRVFSVMLAGGGVQKGLIYGKSNALAAEPEEDKVGVQDFATTIYHQLGITADKELMAPGGRPIEIVDGGNVISDLLI, encoded by the coding sequence ATGAACCCCAAGACCTCCTGCCCCGGAAATCCCCTGTCGTCACCGATGTCACTGAACGGCTCTCGTCGTGAGTTTTTACACGTCGGACTACTGGCCGGACTCGGCCTGACTCTGCCCGAATTCCTGAAAATGCAAGCGCAGGGGGCTCAGAAACACTACGAAAGCAAAGAAGGCGTCGCAAAGTCAGTCATCCAAATTTTCCTGCCGGGCGGCCTGGCCCAACAGGAGTCGTTCGACCCCAAACCTTACGCGCCCAGCGAATACCGCGGCCCCTTCGGAACCGTCAAAACCAAGCTCCCCGGTGTTGTCTTTTCCGAACACATGAAACATCTGGCCCAGATGGCGGATAAAATCACCGTGATCCGCTCGATGTCCCACGGCGAGGCCGCCCATGAACGAGGCACTCACAACATGTTCACCGGCTATCGGCCAAGCCCCGCCCTCCAGTTTCCCTCGATGGGCTCGGTTGTCTCCCACGAACTGGGGTCGAAAAACAACCTTCCCCCCTACGTCTGCGTGCCAAACGTTCCCAACATCTTCGCCGGCTCCGGCTACCTCAGCACTGCCTACGGACCGTTCGGACTGGGCGCCGACCCCGCACGCGGCGACTTCAAGGTGCGCGATCTGAACCTCCCGCAGGGGGTCGATGACGAACGTTTTCACCGCCGCAAATCCATGCTGGCGACGGTGGATGCTCATTTCCGCTCCTTGGAAAAAGCGGACACCCTCGACTCGATGGATGCCTTTTATCAACATGCATACAAACTGATTTCCTCACAAAAGGCACGCGAGGCCTTTGACCTCTCCAAGGAACCGGAAAAACTCAAGGAGATGTATGGCAAAACCCAGGCAGGTCAACGGATGCTGCTCGCCCGGCGTTTGGCCGAAGCCGGGGTGCGCTTCGTCTCACTCACCGCCGGCGGCTGGGACCACCACGATAATATTAAAGAAGGTATCCAAGGGAACCTGCCCGCCGTGGATAAAGCCGTAGCCGCCCTGCTCAAGGACCTGGAACAACGTGGCATGCTGGATAACACCTTAGTGATGCTGACCTCGGAGTTCGGCCGCACTCCGAAAATCAATAAAACCAACGGCCGCGACCACTGGCCGCGCGTGTTCTCGGTCATGCTCGCCGGAGGTGGTGTGCAAAAAGGTCTGATCTATGGAAAATCCAATGCCCTGGCCGCCGAGCCGGAAGAAGACAAAGTCGGCGTCCAGGATTTTGCCACCACCATTTACCACCAACTCGGTATCACCGCCGACAAGGAACTCATGGCCCCCGGCGGACGGCCAATCGAAATTGTCGACGGTGGCAACGTCATCAGCGATCTCTTAATCTGA
- a CDS encoding Gfo/Idh/MocA family oxidoreductase has product MNRSTHSSSRRSFLKKSALFGGLSILPSSLVFGANARSPKAISPNDKVKLAVVGIGNQGFQDLKLMADSGLCDIVALCDVDLKGKHTQAAQQRYASQGNGTQGARCFTDFRKMFDTMADDIDAVLIATPDHSHFAVTMLAMSLGKHVFVEKPLAHTFGQCERLIEMAAKNPQLVTQMGNQGHSGANYFQFKAWSEAGLIKDITRITAHMNRKRRWHGWGEKTTAYPKTTMPEGLDWDQWIDSAPHTHPFSNKLHPQEWRSWFDYGSGCFGDWGPHILDTCHRFLQLGLPETIKAVRRDGVNAAGLIYPQASTIRFSFPERGDGLPACDVDWYDGVNNVPQLEGAFTSNGKAKPLTSPGKVLYGKDIVFQGGSHASPLRILPREKYIEMHPTLPKLQLKNSNHYANFLLACMGKEKARSPFSVAGPLTQVFTLGILAQRFGGELQFDRKQKTIINNDTAKALLDPAPREGWESYYQV; this is encoded by the coding sequence ATGAACCGATCCACGCATTCATCCTCAAGACGCAGTTTTCTCAAGAAGTCCGCTCTGTTCGGCGGACTTTCCATTCTTCCCTCCTCATTGGTTTTCGGAGCGAATGCCCGTTCTCCCAAGGCGATCTCCCCGAACGATAAAGTCAAACTCGCCGTTGTCGGCATCGGCAACCAAGGGTTTCAGGACTTGAAACTCATGGCCGACTCAGGACTCTGCGACATCGTGGCTCTCTGCGACGTCGACCTGAAGGGAAAACACACACAGGCTGCCCAGCAACGCTATGCCAGCCAAGGCAACGGCACTCAAGGTGCTCGCTGCTTCACTGATTTCCGCAAGATGTTCGACACCATGGCCGACGACATCGATGCCGTCCTCATCGCCACCCCCGACCATTCCCACTTTGCCGTCACCATGCTCGCCATGTCGCTCGGTAAACATGTCTTTGTCGAAAAGCCCCTCGCCCACACCTTCGGCCAGTGCGAACGCCTGATCGAAATGGCCGCCAAAAACCCACAACTCGTCACCCAGATGGGTAACCAAGGGCACTCCGGAGCCAACTACTTCCAGTTCAAAGCCTGGTCCGAAGCCGGCCTGATCAAAGACATCACCCGGATCACCGCCCACATGAACCGAAAACGCCGCTGGCACGGATGGGGAGAAAAAACCACCGCCTACCCAAAAACAACGATGCCCGAAGGACTCGATTGGGACCAGTGGATCGACAGCGCCCCGCACACCCACCCGTTCAGCAATAAACTCCACCCACAGGAATGGAGAAGCTGGTTCGACTACGGCAGCGGCTGCTTCGGTGACTGGGGGCCTCACATCCTCGACACCTGCCACCGCTTTCTCCAGCTCGGACTCCCGGAAACAATCAAGGCTGTGCGGCGCGACGGCGTGAATGCCGCCGGACTGATCTACCCCCAGGCCAGCACCATCCGCTTCTCCTTCCCAGAACGAGGCGACGGACTCCCAGCCTGCGATGTCGATTGGTATGACGGCGTGAACAACGTCCCCCAACTTGAAGGCGCATTCACCAGCAACGGTAAGGCCAAGCCCCTGACCTCCCCCGGCAAAGTGCTGTATGGTAAGGACATCGTCTTCCAAGGCGGATCCCACGCCTCCCCCCTGCGGATCTTACCACGGGAAAAATACATTGAAATGCACCCCACGCTGCCAAAGCTCCAGCTGAAAAACTCCAACCACTACGCCAATTTTCTACTCGCTTGTATGGGCAAGGAAAAGGCCCGCTCACCCTTCTCGGTCGCCGGCCCCCTCACCCAGGTCTTTACCCTCGGCATCCTCGCCCAACGGTTTGGCGGTGAACTGCAGTTCGACCGCAAACAAAAAACCATTATCAACAACGATACCGCCAAGGCATTGCTCGACCCCGCACCCCGCGAAGGATGGGAGTCGTATTACCAAGTTTAA
- a CDS encoding PEP-CTERM sorting domain-containing protein, protein MKNKALNLLAGLFFASTASLPATLVLFEDFEDSIVNYVQTNAGDSTLIPDNTSELFPDRNYFGIISFADTVGTELNYNNQQGGGFYGAEDTDSTSSGNIDLIQLEWTGVQVAGATGITFSGLFAEDDDFPNEDWDGDSSLVVQAQIDGGGFVDLFAIRSTGGAINSAPSVDTNFDGIGDGTEITDTFTEFSADIDSALGTGSILDLRITISNLNAGDEDIAFDNITVTTSQVPEPSASLLLALAGFSGLARRRRV, encoded by the coding sequence ATGAAAAACAAAGCTCTGAATCTACTGGCCGGATTATTCTTCGCATCAACAGCCAGCCTCCCGGCAACCCTTGTCCTGTTCGAGGATTTTGAAGACAGTATCGTCAACTATGTGCAAACCAATGCGGGAGACTCGACGCTGATACCAGATAATACCTCCGAGCTGTTTCCTGACCGCAATTACTTCGGGATCATTTCTTTTGCAGATACCGTCGGAACAGAATTAAACTACAACAACCAGCAGGGGGGCGGCTTCTACGGAGCTGAGGATACTGACAGCACGTCATCCGGAAACATCGACCTCATTCAGCTGGAATGGACGGGTGTCCAGGTTGCTGGTGCGACCGGGATCACGTTCTCAGGCTTGTTTGCCGAAGATGATGATTTTCCAAACGAAGACTGGGACGGCGACTCATCCCTCGTTGTGCAGGCACAGATCGACGGGGGCGGTTTTGTGGATCTCTTTGCTATCAGATCTACGGGCGGAGCGATTAATTCTGCTCCATCTGTCGATACCAATTTCGACGGAATTGGTGACGGGACTGAAATCACGGACACTTTCACCGAATTCAGCGCGGATATTGATTCCGCCCTTGGAACAGGATCGATTCTGGATTTGCGCATCACCATCTCCAACCTTAATGCTGGCGACGAGGATATCGCCTTCGATAACATCACGGTGACCACCAGCCAAGTCCCGGAACCCTCGGCCTCCTTGTTGCTGGCCTTGGCCGGATTTAGCGGACTGGCTCGACGTCGCAGAGTCTAG
- a CDS encoding 3-keto-disaccharide hydrolase: protein MKLTIKACVVAALALATAQAEEKKDGWIQLFNGKDLSGWTPKFKGEDLGVNYKNTFRVEDGLLTVSYDKYDKWQNNFGHLFYKKEFSHYILRAEYRFIGDQVKGGPGWAFRNNGFMIHGQTPESMKKDQSFPNSIEVQLLGGKPDGTGKRTNLNLCTPGTHVVIDGKLQKRHVINSDSKTYHGDQWVTVEVEVKGSEVIRHKIDGKVVLEYNKPQLDDGTLLEKGTISIQAESHPIQFRKIEVKEVKK, encoded by the coding sequence ATGAAATTGACGATCAAAGCATGTGTAGTGGCCGCTCTGGCTCTGGCGACAGCCCAGGCCGAAGAAAAAAAGGACGGATGGATTCAGCTCTTCAATGGTAAGGACCTGAGTGGTTGGACCCCGAAATTCAAGGGGGAAGACCTGGGCGTGAACTACAAGAATACCTTCCGGGTGGAAGATGGCTTGTTGACCGTTTCTTATGACAAATACGACAAGTGGCAGAACAATTTTGGCCACTTGTTTTACAAAAAGGAATTTTCCCACTACATCCTGCGTGCTGAATACCGATTCATCGGGGATCAGGTCAAAGGAGGGCCAGGTTGGGCGTTCCGGAACAATGGATTTATGATTCACGGCCAGACGCCGGAATCGATGAAAAAAGATCAGTCGTTCCCGAATTCGATCGAGGTCCAGCTATTGGGCGGTAAGCCTGACGGCACCGGCAAGCGGACGAACCTGAACCTCTGCACCCCCGGCACCCACGTGGTGATCGATGGCAAACTGCAAAAACGTCACGTGATCAATTCCGACTCCAAAACCTATCACGGTGACCAGTGGGTAACGGTGGAAGTGGAGGTCAAGGGAAGCGAAGTGATTCGCCATAAAATCGATGGCAAGGTGGTTTTAGAATACAACAAACCCCAACTCGATGATGGCACCTTGCTGGAAAAAGGAACGATTTCCATCCAGGCGGAGAGCCATCCGATCCAGTTCCGCAAGATCGAAGTCAAGGAGGTGAAGAAGTAG
- a CDS encoding sugar phosphate isomerase/epimerase family protein, whose translation MNRRQFIRTSGLAMGAGVASSSAQETSEPSPTMDTGSILFALKAGMVREGSSLEEKFKLVKRLGYDGIELDSPGGQNKREALKASQATGLPIHGVVDSIHWRVCLSDPSAEVRAKGLEGLLTAIRESHQVGGSSVLLVPAVAKGKVSHQQAWDRSIEEIHKALPLAAKLGVHVLIENVWNHFLYDPKGGNAQSADLLVKYIDEVNSPWVGSYFDIGNHQKFGKPAEWIRSLGRRIVKLDVKDWGTKNGFCKIGEGDVDWADVRKALAEIHYHGWATAEVRGGDGKRCAEVLANMRKCLIAGA comes from the coding sequence ATGAACCGCAGACAATTTATCCGGACATCCGGTCTCGCCATGGGGGCCGGGGTCGCATCATCGTCGGCTCAGGAAACCTCGGAACCGAGTCCAACAATGGACACCGGTTCGATTCTTTTTGCCTTGAAAGCAGGGATGGTGCGTGAGGGCTCCAGCCTCGAAGAGAAATTCAAACTGGTCAAAAGGCTGGGTTACGATGGCATTGAGCTGGATTCTCCTGGAGGGCAGAATAAGCGGGAAGCGCTGAAAGCTTCACAGGCGACCGGCCTGCCAATCCATGGCGTGGTGGATTCAATCCACTGGAGGGTTTGTTTGTCCGACCCGTCTGCCGAGGTTCGGGCCAAGGGGCTTGAAGGCTTGTTGACTGCGATCCGTGAGAGCCATCAGGTCGGTGGGAGTTCGGTGCTTTTGGTGCCGGCCGTCGCCAAGGGAAAGGTGAGTCACCAGCAGGCCTGGGACCGCTCGATTGAAGAAATTCACAAGGCCCTGCCACTGGCGGCGAAACTCGGCGTGCATGTGCTGATTGAAAATGTCTGGAATCACTTCCTCTACGATCCGAAGGGTGGCAATGCTCAGTCCGCGGACTTGCTGGTGAAGTACATCGACGAGGTGAACTCACCTTGGGTGGGCTCGTATTTTGACATCGGAAACCACCAGAAGTTCGGCAAGCCTGCGGAGTGGATTCGTTCATTGGGCCGGCGCATCGTCAAACTTGACGTCAAGGACTGGGGAACCAAAAACGGTTTTTGCAAAATCGGCGAAGGCGATGTCGATTGGGCGGATGTCCGCAAAGCTCTGGCCGAAATTCACTACCATGGTTGGGCCACCGCTGAAGTGCGTGGTGGCGATGGCAAGCGTTGTGCCGAGGTTCTGGCCAATATGCGGAAATGTTTGATCGCCGGGGCGTGA
- a CDS encoding nitroreductase family protein: protein MKNRNECELTTRQAIARRRSIRKFLPDDVNDAVVMELLEAARLAPSGCNSQPWRFKLVREAEVKERLSECAYGQEFLKQAPVVLVCCADIQGYLDGRASGVQDLGKIGAFTGEICEVLNHVTKKKSRLSFQELSESIAFNVAIAGEHIALRALDFGLGTCWIRLMDANKVRQLFSWDNNIYPVALIPIGIPSEQPAARKRKELHDLMID, encoded by the coding sequence ATGAAAAACCGAAATGAGTGTGAGCTCACCACCAGGCAGGCGATTGCCCGTCGCCGCAGTATTCGTAAGTTTTTGCCTGACGACGTCAACGACGCGGTTGTCATGGAGTTGTTGGAGGCGGCGCGGCTTGCGCCGTCCGGATGTAATTCGCAGCCATGGCGGTTCAAGCTGGTGCGGGAGGCGGAGGTCAAAGAACGGCTTAGCGAATGTGCTTACGGACAGGAATTTCTCAAGCAGGCGCCGGTGGTGCTGGTGTGCTGCGCAGATATCCAAGGCTATCTGGATGGCAGGGCATCGGGGGTGCAAGACCTTGGCAAAATCGGCGCCTTCACAGGTGAAATCTGTGAAGTGCTGAACCATGTCACCAAGAAAAAATCTCGACTCTCCTTCCAAGAGCTCAGTGAGTCGATTGCGTTTAACGTGGCGATTGCCGGCGAACACATCGCTCTGCGCGCACTCGATTTTGGACTAGGCACCTGCTGGATACGCCTGATGGATGCCAACAAAGTTCGCCAACTCTTCTCATGGGACAACAATATCTACCCTGTCGCCTTAATCCCCATCGGCATCCCCTCCGAACAACCGGCAGCACGTAAACGAAAAGAGCTTCACGACTTGATGATTGATTAA
- a CDS encoding TMEM43 family protein has product MSNDSFTETVSTGWFSRIGDSIKGIFLGLLMVVAAFPILFINEGCAVDVRKTLDQGSKEVIDVESSAVDPANEGKLIHLTGQASSPKEIGDKDFRVSSQSLRLEREVSMFQWKESSEEKTKKKLGGGTETTTTYTYTKDWHKGRIDSSQFEKPDGHHNPSPKVSSSSWTAPDAKLGAFTLNASLIEKIDSFQPIHIHEDNTSRQVAASNKKLHIHDGIYYYGKSPDAPEVGDLRISFRHIPSPTEVSMIAQQKGTGFEPFIGKSGASIYMLQVGNHSAQAMIEQAKNSNSTKTWIIRGVGLLVMFFGFSLIFNPLSVVADVIPIAGSIVGVGTGIVSFLLAVPLSLATIAVAWVYYRPIIGIPLLIAAAVGIFFLIQKLYRYNRSRG; this is encoded by the coding sequence ATGTCCAACGACAGCTTCACTGAAACCGTCAGCACCGGTTGGTTCAGCCGCATCGGCGACTCCATCAAAGGTATCTTCCTCGGCCTGCTTATGGTCGTCGCCGCATTCCCTATTCTCTTTATCAACGAAGGATGCGCCGTCGATGTCCGTAAAACCCTGGACCAAGGGAGCAAAGAAGTCATCGATGTGGAAAGCTCTGCCGTCGACCCCGCCAATGAGGGAAAACTCATTCACCTCACCGGCCAGGCCAGCAGCCCAAAAGAAATCGGCGACAAGGACTTTCGCGTAAGCTCCCAATCGCTAAGACTCGAACGCGAGGTTTCGATGTTCCAGTGGAAAGAATCCAGCGAAGAGAAAACCAAAAAGAAACTCGGCGGAGGCACTGAAACCACCACCACCTATACCTACACCAAAGACTGGCACAAGGGCCGCATCGATTCCTCCCAGTTTGAAAAACCGGACGGTCACCACAACCCCAGCCCGAAAGTCAGCAGCTCGAGTTGGACTGCTCCTGATGCCAAGCTCGGCGCCTTCACCCTGAACGCAAGCCTGATTGAAAAAATCGACAGCTTCCAACCCATCCATATCCACGAGGACAACACCAGCCGTCAAGTCGCCGCGAGCAACAAAAAACTACATATCCACGACGGCATCTATTACTATGGCAAATCCCCCGATGCTCCGGAAGTGGGCGACCTCCGGATTTCCTTCCGGCATATTCCGTCACCAACCGAGGTCAGCATGATCGCCCAGCAAAAAGGAACCGGATTCGAGCCCTTCATCGGTAAATCCGGAGCGTCCATCTACATGCTCCAAGTCGGAAACCACAGCGCCCAAGCGATGATCGAACAGGCAAAAAATAGCAATAGCACCAAAACCTGGATCATCCGAGGCGTCGGATTACTGGTGATGTTCTTCGGCTTCAGCCTGATCTTCAACCCACTCTCCGTCGTCGCCGACGTCATCCCGATCGCCGGCAGCATCGTCGGCGTCGGCACCGGTATCGTCTCATTTTTGCTCGCTGTCCCGCTCTCACTGGCAACCATCGCCGTAGCCTGGGTCTACTACCGCCCGATCATCGGCATCCCACTACTCATCGCTGCCGCCGTCGGCATCTTCTTCCTGATCCAAAAACTCTATCGCTACAACCGATCACGCGGATAA
- a CDS encoding CAP domain-containing protein: MLTRLHSIDAYLRIGLLCLIAGSSVCLTSCQSPGTDAKATLPSTAPLPVGTLPEDGSQQLLEHINQSRRQHKLPVLVVDPRLTRAALEHSESMLRHQYFDHRGHDGSRFQQRLLRNGYPRSHSAENIAMVHDPKLVFDMWFNSRGHYKNMMNPKYSRVGIGRAGNYWTANFAAPDGT; the protein is encoded by the coding sequence ATGCTCACTCGCCTCCACTCCATTGATGCCTACCTGCGGATCGGGCTACTCTGCCTGATCGCCGGAAGCTCGGTTTGCTTGACGTCTTGCCAGTCCCCCGGCACCGACGCCAAGGCCACACTTCCCTCGACGGCACCCCTGCCCGTTGGCACCCTGCCCGAGGACGGTTCACAACAATTGCTCGAGCACATCAACCAAAGCCGCCGCCAACACAAGCTGCCGGTCTTGGTCGTCGACCCCAGGCTCACCCGAGCCGCGCTCGAGCACTCGGAGTCGATGCTGCGCCATCAGTACTTTGACCACCGTGGCCACGATGGCTCACGATTCCAGCAGCGCCTGCTTCGCAACGGTTACCCACGGTCCCACTCGGCGGAAAACATCGCCATGGTCCACGACCCCAAACTCGTCTTCGACATGTGGTTTAACAGCCGGGGGCATTATAAAAACATGATGAACCCAAAGTATTCCCGGGTCGGAATCGGCCGCGCGGGGAACTACTGGACAGCCAATTTTGCCGCACCCGACGGAACCTGA